In one window of Rhodopseudomonas palustris HaA2 DNA:
- a CDS encoding site-specific tyrosine recombinase — protein sequence MRKPRARFSPSASVPATAAGEREAAPLRPTSYSDAGLSELFLDMIAAEQGASANTLDAYRRDLADLSHYLGRRRKSIASADTEALRGYLADLDTRGFASTSVARRLSALRHLFRFLLSERIRVDDPAAILSGPKRGRGLPKVLSIADVDRLLGCARQEADAAEGAAGLRAARLYCLLEVLYATGLRVSELVALPRTAARGDARMIVVRGKGDKERLVPLNGSSKAAMTRYLATAAAAEKAAAGGKKTAAPASKWLFPSFGESGHLTRQHFARDLKELAARAGLPPRLVSPHVLRHAFASHLLHNGADLRIVQTLLGHSDISTTQIYTHVVEDRLKSLVRDLHPLAEG from the coding sequence ATGCGAAAACCGCGAGCAAGATTCAGTCCTTCAGCCAGCGTCCCGGCCACCGCTGCCGGCGAGCGGGAGGCCGCGCCGCTGCGGCCCACCTCATATTCCGATGCCGGACTGAGCGAGCTGTTCCTCGACATGATCGCGGCCGAACAGGGCGCCTCCGCCAACACGCTCGACGCCTACCGCCGCGACCTCGCCGACCTGTCGCACTACCTCGGCCGCCGCCGCAAGAGCATCGCCTCCGCCGACACCGAGGCGCTGCGCGGCTATCTCGCCGATCTGGATACCCGCGGCTTCGCATCGACGAGCGTCGCGCGGCGGCTGTCGGCGCTGCGGCATCTGTTTCGATTCCTGCTGAGCGAGCGGATCCGGGTCGATGATCCGGCGGCGATCCTGTCCGGACCGAAGCGCGGCCGCGGGCTGCCCAAGGTGCTTTCGATCGCCGATGTCGACCGCCTGCTCGGCTGCGCGCGCCAGGAGGCCGACGCCGCCGAGGGCGCGGCGGGGCTGCGCGCGGCGCGGCTGTATTGCCTGCTGGAGGTGTTGTACGCGACCGGGCTGCGCGTCTCCGAACTGGTGGCGCTGCCGCGGACGGCGGCGCGGGGCGATGCCCGGATGATCGTGGTCCGCGGCAAGGGCGACAAGGAGCGGCTGGTGCCGCTCAATGGCAGTTCCAAAGCCGCGATGACGCGCTATCTCGCGACCGCCGCGGCGGCCGAAAAGGCCGCGGCCGGCGGCAAGAAGACCGCCGCGCCCGCGTCCAAATGGCTGTTTCCGTCGTTCGGCGAGAGCGGCCATCTGACCCGGCAGCATTTCGCCCGCGACCTCAAGGAGCTCGCCGCGCGCGCCGGGCTGCCGCCGCGGCTGGTCAGCCCGCATGTGCTGCGCCACGCCTTCGCCAGCCATCTGCTGCACAACGGCGCCGATCTGCGGATCGTCCAGACCCTGCTCGGTCACAGCGACATCTCGACCACGCAGATCTATACCCATGTGGTCGAAGACCGGCTGAAGAGCCTGGTCCGCGACCTGCATCCGCTGGCGGAAGGCTGA
- a CDS encoding shikimate kinase, whose amino-acid sequence MSDSAPSAAAARSQQEAEIVAALGERPVVLIGMMGAGKSTVGRRLALRLGLPFLDADTEIEQAAAMTIPEIFETHGEPHFRDGEARVIARLLDGGAKILATGGGAFMREETRARIRDKAISMWLEAEADVILRRVKRRADRPLLQTADPAGTIARLIGERYPVYRGADLTIASRDVPHEKIVDECVAALHDYLCSAPAPTLSETP is encoded by the coding sequence ATGTCTGACAGCGCACCGTCGGCCGCCGCCGCCAGGTCCCAGCAGGAAGCCGAGATCGTCGCGGCGCTGGGCGAGCGCCCGGTCGTGCTTATCGGCATGATGGGCGCCGGCAAGTCGACCGTCGGCCGCCGGCTGGCGCTGCGGCTCGGGCTGCCGTTTCTGGACGCCGACACCGAGATCGAACAGGCCGCGGCGATGACGATCCCGGAGATTTTCGAAACCCACGGCGAGCCGCATTTCCGCGACGGCGAGGCCCGGGTGATCGCCCGGCTGCTCGATGGCGGCGCCAAGATTCTCGCGACCGGCGGCGGCGCGTTCATGCGCGAGGAGACCCGCGCGCGGATTCGCGACAAGGCGATCTCGATGTGGCTCGAGGCCGAGGCCGACGTCATCCTGCGCCGGGTCAAGCGCCGCGCCGACCGGCCGCTGCTGCAGACCGCGGATCCGGCCGGAACCATCGCCCGGCTGATCGGCGAGCGCTATCCGGTGTATCGTGGCGCCGACCTGACGATCGCATCGCGCGATGTGCCGCACGAGAAAATCGTCGACGAATGCGTTGCCGCGCTGCACGACTATCTCTGCAGCGCACCCGCCCCAACCCTGAGCGAGACACCATGA
- the aroB gene encoding 3-dehydroquinate synthase: MTAPLNHSAPIKVEVALGDRAYDIVIGRNVLGTLGERIAKLRPGARTAIVTDRTVARTWLAPTEAALDAAGIAHARVVVGEGESSKTYAGLAEVSEALIAAKIERNDLVIALGGGVVGDLAGFAASILRRGVDFVQVPTSLLAQVDSSVGGKTGINSPQGKNLLGAFHQPVLVIADTAVLDTLSPRQFRAGYAEVAKYGALGDEAFFAWLEANHAEIVSGGPAREHAIATSCRAKAAIVARDERENGERALLNLGHTFGHALEAATGFSDRLFHGEGVAIGMVLAARFSAERGMMPEADAIRLQRHLADVGLPTRLQDIAGFAQEGLADADALLALMTQDKKVKRGQLTFILMEGIGRAVIADKVEPAPVRDFLARQLARAS, encoded by the coding sequence ATGACTGCGCCGCTGAACCATTCCGCTCCGATCAAGGTCGAGGTCGCGCTCGGCGATCGCGCCTACGACATCGTGATCGGCCGCAACGTGCTCGGCACGCTCGGCGAGCGGATCGCCAAGCTGCGGCCCGGCGCGCGCACCGCGATCGTCACCGATCGCACCGTGGCGCGGACCTGGCTGGCGCCGACCGAGGCGGCGCTGGATGCCGCCGGCATCGCGCATGCGCGCGTCGTGGTCGGCGAGGGCGAAAGCTCCAAGACCTATGCGGGGCTGGCGGAAGTCAGCGAGGCGCTGATCGCCGCCAAGATCGAACGCAACGATCTGGTGATCGCGCTCGGCGGCGGCGTGGTCGGCGATCTCGCCGGCTTCGCGGCGTCGATCCTGCGCCGCGGCGTCGATTTCGTGCAGGTGCCGACCTCGCTGCTGGCACAGGTTGATTCGTCGGTCGGCGGCAAGACCGGCATCAACTCGCCGCAGGGCAAGAACCTGCTCGGCGCGTTCCATCAGCCCGTATTGGTGATCGCCGACACCGCGGTGCTCGACACGCTGTCGCCGCGCCAGTTCCGTGCCGGCTATGCCGAAGTGGCGAAATACGGCGCGCTCGGCGACGAGGCGTTCTTCGCCTGGCTCGAAGCCAATCACGCCGAGATCGTCTCAGGCGGGCCGGCGCGCGAGCACGCCATCGCCACGTCGTGCCGGGCGAAGGCGGCGATCGTGGCGCGCGACGAGCGCGAAAACGGCGAGCGCGCGCTGCTCAATCTCGGCCACACGTTCGGCCATGCGCTGGAGGCCGCGACCGGCTTCTCCGACCGGCTGTTTCACGGCGAGGGCGTGGCGATCGGCATGGTGCTGGCGGCGCGGTTCTCCGCCGAGCGCGGCATGATGCCGGAGGCCGACGCCATCCGGCTGCAGCGCCATCTCGCCGATGTCGGCCTGCCGACCCGGCTGCAGGACATCGCCGGCTTCGCCCAGGAAGGCCTCGCCGACGCCGACGCGCTGTTGGCGCTGATGACTCAGGACAAGAAGGTCAAACGCGGCCAGCTCACCTTCATCCTGATGGAAGGGATCGGCCGCGCGGTGATCGCCGACAAGGTCGAGCCGGCGCCGGTTCGCGATTTCCTGGCCCGGCAGCTCGCGCGCGCATCGTGA